The Rhodocytophaga rosea genome has a segment encoding these proteins:
- a CDS encoding tetratricopeptide repeat protein: MYSLQNRPILFALKLMLIRAGVFITGLLVLLGLQTGAQAQALLSESSPKYKVTRQVFNRLTYVFANSRPEPQLQIIARKAGKPKTIAQYQPGNKPLISLDEEVYDLCARLGKDSLNALAVLLSHELAHHYEKHDWYYTFGIGKTENQTSGDEIERFESEADFYGCFYGELAGFATGQVFPQILDLVYENFQLANQLKGYPSKEERKLTYQKKQTDAARMIAVFKAGQFLYLMQDYQSATLCFDYLVNRFPSREIFNNLSASILQQALAIYNSQQQPGFVYPVEMDARSRLSSTHRSFSDVNSAKPLSQLLLDARKYAQKAKEIDPDYVPAYINLACVYSLQGNQAAAIGVINELDISQLTGNAHTIRAIAYFKDQQTGKAQQDFESAQEKKAYMASYNMALFEKINESLVENLTGWIRNWFSQETSTTTALTKPATSREKIAGEEASSPLPGQVQQVKVNEKPYLLLQWSPSSDLIKLGIQASSNRYLVRFAQENYAGKTARSLQAGSSAASLVQQYGEPAYTFPGTSGEYWVYPQHKIAFEINPDRRISSWLIYARAL; encoded by the coding sequence ATGTATTCCTTACAAAACCGCCCTATTTTATTTGCACTTAAACTTATGCTGATTCGTGCTGGTGTATTTATTACCGGGTTACTGGTGCTGTTAGGGCTTCAAACCGGGGCGCAGGCACAGGCTTTGCTTTCGGAATCTTCGCCCAAATATAAGGTAACCAGGCAAGTATTCAACCGTTTGACCTATGTTTTTGCAAACAGCCGTCCTGAACCTCAATTGCAGATCATTGCCCGGAAGGCAGGAAAACCCAAAACGATTGCCCAATATCAGCCTGGCAATAAGCCGCTTATTTCCCTGGATGAAGAAGTATATGACCTGTGTGCCAGGCTGGGCAAAGATTCATTGAATGCACTGGCGGTATTATTAAGCCACGAACTCGCCCACCATTACGAAAAACACGACTGGTATTATACTTTTGGGATTGGGAAAACCGAAAATCAAACTTCTGGTGATGAGATTGAGCGCTTTGAATCAGAGGCAGATTTTTATGGCTGTTTTTATGGAGAACTTGCCGGTTTTGCTACCGGACAGGTATTTCCGCAGATTCTAGATCTGGTATATGAAAACTTTCAATTAGCCAACCAGCTGAAAGGTTATCCCAGCAAAGAGGAAAGAAAGCTTACCTATCAGAAAAAACAAACAGACGCTGCCAGGATGATAGCTGTATTTAAAGCCGGACAGTTTTTGTATCTCATGCAGGATTATCAGTCGGCTACGCTGTGTTTTGATTACCTGGTCAACCGTTTTCCTAGCCGGGAGATTTTTAATAATTTGTCTGCCTCCATCCTTCAGCAGGCACTTGCCATCTATAATAGCCAGCAGCAACCTGGTTTTGTTTATCCGGTGGAGATGGATGCCAGAAGCCGGCTTAGTTCAACTCACCGGTCTTTTTCGGATGTGAATAGTGCCAAACCATTGTCACAACTCCTGCTGGATGCCAGGAAATATGCCCAGAAAGCCAAAGAGATCGATCCGGACTATGTACCGGCCTATATAAATCTGGCCTGTGTGTATTCTTTACAAGGCAATCAAGCGGCCGCTATTGGCGTTATCAATGAACTGGATATAAGCCAACTCACCGGAAATGCACATACCATCCGGGCCATTGCCTATTTTAAAGACCAGCAAACCGGAAAAGCCCAGCAGGATTTCGAATCGGCGCAGGAAAAGAAGGCTTATATGGCCTCTTACAATATGGCCTTGTTTGAAAAGATCAATGAATCGCTGGTGGAAAACCTGACCGGCTGGATACGCAACTGGTTCTCCCAGGAAACTTCTACTACAACAGCCCTAACGAAACCTGCCACCAGCCGGGAAAAAATCGCAGGAGAAGAAGCCTCCTCTCCCCTGCCCGGTCAGGTTCAGCAAGTGAAGGTAAATGAAAAACCTTATCTGTTGCTGCAATGGTCTCCGTCCTCAGATCTGATTAAATTAGGAATTCAGGCGTCTTCCAACCGGTATCTGGTTAGGTTTGCCCAGGAAAACTATGCTGGCAAAACGGCACGGTCACTACAGGCGGGCTCAAGTGCTGCCTCTTTGGTACAACAATATGGCGAACCGGCCTACACTTTTCCCGGAACTTCGGGCGAGTACTGGGTGTATCCTCAACATAAAATTGCCTTCGAAATTAACCCAGACCGGCGAATTTCCAGCTGGCTCATTTATGCAAGGGCTTTATAA
- a CDS encoding tetratricopeptide repeat protein encodes MKRIVLSILPLLIAANISFAQKKLFKADTTLAGKWVEQALLLHTQEKFDTAKVLFEKASCLYKKHQLWMPYVNCLNKTSLILFSLADYEASLLTAQQSLQENQSNLNKDNGAEAEAYLLVAKAYYEKGELAPALENTQNALRIYVKLFGEQHPDVAASYTTIGDIYFDESKYDPAIEYYQKALQIKCTLLGETHTEVARSYSSIAFVYRNKGDLDKALEYYQKSLQLWMKAVGEAHSEVGYAYNNIGIIYYFKGEYDKALEYNTKGLNIRLKIFGEQHPDVAASYNNRGSIFRGKGEDRIGIEFYKKALEIRRKVYGDTHRMVAASYNNVGPAIMK; translated from the coding sequence ATGAAAAGAATTGTTCTCTCAATATTGCCCCTCCTTATTGCTGCGAACATTAGCTTTGCCCAGAAAAAGCTATTCAAGGCTGATACTACGTTAGCTGGAAAATGGGTTGAGCAGGCTTTACTTCTTCATACACAGGAAAAATTTGATACGGCGAAAGTATTGTTTGAAAAGGCATCCTGTCTATATAAAAAGCACCAGCTATGGATGCCTTATGTAAACTGCCTTAATAAAACTTCTTTGATTTTATTTTCTCTGGCAGACTATGAAGCGAGCTTACTAACGGCGCAGCAGAGTTTACAGGAAAACCAGTCTAATTTAAACAAAGATAATGGTGCAGAAGCAGAGGCATATCTTTTAGTAGCTAAGGCTTACTATGAAAAAGGCGAACTGGCACCAGCCCTAGAAAACACACAAAATGCCCTGCGGATATATGTTAAGCTATTTGGTGAACAACACCCGGATGTAGCTGCTTCTTATACAACCATAGGAGACATATATTTTGATGAAAGCAAGTATGATCCGGCCATTGAATATTACCAGAAAGCCTTGCAGATCAAGTGTACGTTACTGGGCGAAACCCATACAGAGGTAGCCAGGTCTTACAGCAGCATTGCATTTGTATACCGCAATAAAGGAGACTTGGATAAGGCGTTGGAATATTATCAGAAATCCCTGCAATTATGGATGAAAGCTGTAGGTGAAGCGCATTCGGAGGTAGGGTATGCCTATAACAATATAGGGATCATCTATTATTTTAAAGGGGAATATGATAAAGCATTAGAGTACAATACGAAGGGACTCAATATCCGCCTTAAAATATTTGGTGAACAACATCCGGATGTAGCGGCTTCTTATAATAACAGAGGCAGTATATTCAGGGGAAAAGGAGAGGATAGAATAGGAATAGAATTTTACAAAAAAGCGTTGGAAATCCGGCGTAAAGTGTATGGAGATACCCATCGGATGGTAGCGGCTTCTTACAATAATGTGGGGCCGGCTATTATGAAATAA
- a CDS encoding CHAT domain-containing protein, whose translation MAYNEKALAIERKVLGEHHPSLATTYNDMGLVYQAKHDYTEALRQFQQAILTNIPSFRDTLILHNPNLTSNDYINGFHLLTSLQLKAETLEKSCNTSKENLLVAYKTYCSLDTLTWQLLDAHTEETDKLAFTTKSGDIYQSALRLSVRLHRETGEQRYEDKAFYFAERGKAGVLASTLADSKARKFSGIADSLLKSDERLRSEIAEYKQLLAQEYANGQEADSSKLQGYQNELFSAHRTQEKLMAALETHYPRYHQLKYQSSLVTPSQLQSVLDAQTALMEYVVSDSLLQVFVITRKSYQLHSVSLDSLFVRRLSAFRQAILSGDQDLYEQTAYPLYQTLFAHPLPKSIKELILIPEGELTTLPFEALLTSGDVNKKEYLLEKYAISYAYSASLLYERLQQKQTSQEKHLLAMAPVFEDSASNVIMASNRSVLSGLQTEPVAAAEQTGEKRIAMRGQLLDGTYVSPLLASKGEVETIASLFEQKGYKASLYLHQQAGEEKLKAKGMAAYNYIHIATHGFVNGQYPELSGLLFAQDSTSEEDGILYTGEIYNLALQAELVTLSACETGLGKLAKGEGIIGLTRALLYAGAKNVVVSFWKVPDNSTAELMGSFYKALLSGKSKGAALQQAKMKMIANKDYSHPFFWAPFILVGK comes from the coding sequence CTGGCTTATAATGAAAAAGCCCTGGCTATTGAACGGAAGGTATTGGGAGAGCACCATCCTTCCTTGGCTACCACTTACAATGATATGGGCCTTGTCTATCAGGCGAAGCACGACTATACAGAAGCGCTCCGGCAGTTTCAACAAGCCATATTGACCAATATTCCTTCTTTTCGGGATACTCTCATTTTACACAATCCCAACTTAACTTCTAATGATTACATTAATGGATTTCACCTTCTCACTTCGTTGCAGTTAAAAGCAGAAACACTCGAAAAGTCATGTAACACATCGAAAGAAAATCTGTTGGTGGCGTATAAGACCTATTGCTCCCTAGATACACTTACCTGGCAACTGCTTGATGCCCACACTGAGGAAACAGACAAACTGGCCTTCACCACTAAGTCCGGAGACATCTATCAGTCGGCTTTGCGGCTATCTGTGCGCTTGCATCGGGAAACCGGAGAACAGCGCTATGAAGACAAAGCCTTTTATTTTGCTGAGCGGGGCAAAGCAGGTGTGTTAGCATCCACCCTGGCAGATTCTAAAGCCAGAAAATTTTCAGGCATAGCAGATTCGTTGCTAAAATCAGATGAAAGGCTTCGTAGCGAAATTGCTGAATACAAGCAGCTATTAGCCCAGGAATATGCCAATGGTCAGGAAGCCGACAGCAGTAAGTTGCAGGGGTATCAGAACGAATTGTTTTCAGCGCACCGCACCCAGGAAAAGCTCATGGCTGCCCTTGAAACACACTATCCCCGCTACCATCAGTTAAAATATCAATCTTCTCTGGTGACTCCATCTCAATTGCAATCCGTACTGGATGCACAAACAGCTCTGATGGAGTATGTAGTGAGTGATTCCCTGTTGCAGGTGTTTGTGATCACCCGCAAAAGCTATCAGCTGCATTCGGTTTCGTTGGATAGTTTGTTTGTGCGCAGGCTGTCTGCTTTCCGGCAGGCTATTCTTTCAGGGGATCAGGATTTATATGAACAGACGGCTTATCCTTTGTACCAAACCTTATTTGCCCACCCCTTACCCAAATCAATCAAAGAGCTGATTCTGATTCCGGAAGGGGAACTGACCACTTTGCCTTTTGAGGCTTTGCTGACAAGTGGGGATGTAAACAAAAAGGAGTATCTGCTTGAGAAATATGCCATCAGTTATGCTTATTCAGCTAGCCTGCTCTATGAGCGTTTACAGCAGAAACAGACCAGTCAAGAAAAGCACTTGTTAGCCATGGCTCCGGTCTTTGAGGATTCAGCCAGCAATGTGATCATGGCATCCAATAGAAGCGTGCTTTCCGGCCTGCAAACAGAGCCTGTGGCAGCGGCTGAACAGACAGGGGAGAAACGTATAGCCATGCGGGGACAGCTATTGGATGGTACTTATGTATCTCCTTTGCTTGCTTCCAAAGGGGAAGTAGAAACCATTGCTTCCCTGTTTGAGCAGAAAGGCTACAAAGCCAGCCTATACCTGCATCAACAAGCCGGGGAAGAAAAGCTGAAGGCAAAAGGAATGGCTGCTTACAACTATATCCACATTGCTACCCATGGTTTTGTCAATGGGCAGTATCCGGAGCTTTCCGGGTTGCTATTTGCCCAGGACAGCACTTCAGAAGAAGATGGCATTTTGTACACCGGAGAGATCTACAACCTTGCTTTACAGGCAGAGTTAGTGACTTTATCAGCTTGTGAGACCGGTTTGGGCAAGTTAGCCAAAGGCGAAGGCATCATTGGCTTGACAAGAGCCTTGTTATATGCCGGGGCAAAGAATGTAGTGGTTTCCTTCTGGAAGGTGCCTGATAATTCGACAGCGGAGTTGATGGGTTCTTTTTACAAGGCTCTGCTTTCAGGCAAGAGCAAGGGGGCAGCTTTACAGCAAGCCAAGATGAAGATGATAGCCAACAAAGACTACAGTCATCCTTTTTTCTGGGCTCCTTTTATTCTGGTGGGAAAATAG
- a CDS encoding CHAT domain-containing protein: MKTIVLSIFFLLFATASFAQKKQFSADTTLAKNWYERAQDLQKKGRYDSSMVFYDQAAAVYKKYQLWKRYIDCNYKLSRCLISQGKYDQAQQKATEVMQESQQKLGPDHPLEADAYHSMALVSNYKGDSNKSLELHHKALDIRRKAFGENNASVSSSYYSIGNVYIARAEYDKALEYFQKDFNINLHLHGEEDPVLGSTYHSLSTIYTAKNDYTQALEYCQKAARVFVKAYTENHPNVATSYHLAGRIYSYLGENEKALDYYQKALQIRLKFVSENHASVANDYIRIGQIHFKRGEHDQALLYYQKALINRKKSLGNLNPYVAEPYHFLGDVYIAKGEYDQALDGYQHAIMANMPSFQDSLVQYNPPMGNQQTIYLDGVILLNSLELKADAFRKKFTKTQAASDLQLAIATYLTTDTLIQRIQQSLTSENDKLMLAGRAKKIFQASLQTCLSLHAVTGEKQYLQQAFYFAERGKANILSATLAETKAKAFAGIPDSLLIQDQQLNKYINNYTQQIAKLVTSGPGADSSKLQEYQNELFSAHRTQEKLMAALETHYPRYHQLKYQSSLVTPSQLQSVLDAQTALMEYVVSDSLLQVFVITRKSYQLHSVSLDSLFVRRLSAFRQAILSGDQDLYEQTAYPLYQTLFAHPLPKSIKELILIPEGELTTLPFEALLTSGDVNKKEYLLEKYAISYAYSASLLYERLQQKQTSQEKHLLAMAPVFEDSASNVIMASNRSVLSGLQTEPVAAAEQTGEKRIAMRGQLLDGTYVSPLLASKGEVETIASLFEQKGYKASLYLHQQAGEEKLKAKGMAAYNYIHIATHGFVNGQYPELSGLLFAQDSTSGEDGILYTGEIYNLALQAELVTLSACETGLGKLAKGEGIIGLTRALLYAGAKNVVVSFWKVPDNSTAELMGYFYKALLSGKSKGAALQQAKMKMIANKDYSHPFFWAPFILVGK, from the coding sequence ATGAAAACGATTGTTCTATCCATATTCTTCTTGTTGTTTGCCACGGCATCATTTGCCCAGAAAAAGCAATTTTCTGCTGATACTACGCTTGCTAAAAACTGGTATGAACGAGCGCAGGATTTACAAAAGAAAGGCAGATATGATAGTAGTATGGTGTTTTATGACCAGGCGGCGGCGGTATATAAGAAATACCAGCTATGGAAACGCTATATTGACTGTAATTATAAACTCTCCCGCTGCCTGATTTCTCAGGGAAAATACGATCAGGCACAGCAAAAGGCAACAGAGGTAATGCAGGAAAGCCAGCAAAAGCTGGGCCCAGATCATCCCCTGGAGGCCGATGCTTATCATAGTATGGCCCTGGTCAGTAATTATAAAGGAGATTCCAATAAGTCGCTTGAACTGCATCACAAAGCATTAGACATCCGGAGGAAAGCATTTGGTGAAAATAATGCCAGTGTAAGCAGTTCGTATTATAGCATTGGAAATGTATACATTGCCAGAGCAGAATATGACAAAGCCCTGGAATACTTTCAGAAGGATTTTAATATTAATCTGCACCTGCATGGCGAAGAAGATCCTGTACTGGGAAGCACGTATCATAGTTTGAGCACCATATATACGGCAAAAAATGATTATACCCAGGCGTTGGAATATTGCCAGAAAGCAGCCAGGGTTTTTGTGAAAGCCTATACTGAAAATCATCCTAACGTAGCCACTAGTTATCACCTGGCTGGCCGTATTTACAGCTACCTGGGCGAAAATGAGAAAGCACTCGATTATTACCAGAAAGCCCTCCAGATCCGGCTGAAATTTGTGAGTGAAAACCATGCCAGTGTCGCAAATGATTATATCCGCATAGGCCAGATTCATTTTAAAAGAGGGGAGCATGACCAGGCATTACTTTATTACCAGAAAGCCCTTATAAACCGGAAAAAATCCCTGGGTAATTTGAATCCTTATGTGGCAGAGCCCTATCATTTTTTAGGTGATGTATATATAGCCAAAGGAGAGTACGACCAGGCATTAGATGGCTACCAGCATGCGATTATGGCAAACATGCCTTCCTTTCAGGATTCCCTTGTTCAATATAATCCTCCGATGGGCAATCAGCAAACTATTTATCTGGATGGTGTTATACTACTTAATTCTTTAGAATTGAAAGCAGATGCATTCAGGAAAAAATTTACAAAGACACAGGCAGCCAGTGATTTGCAACTGGCCATTGCTACCTATCTTACCACTGATACACTCATACAACGGATTCAACAGAGCCTCACAAGCGAAAATGACAAACTGATGCTTGCCGGCAGGGCAAAAAAAATATTTCAGGCTTCCCTTCAAACTTGCCTGTCATTACATGCCGTAACCGGCGAAAAACAGTATTTGCAACAGGCATTTTATTTTGCAGAGCGGGGTAAAGCAAATATATTATCAGCGACACTGGCCGAAACAAAAGCGAAAGCATTTGCTGGGATTCCGGATTCTTTACTGATACAAGATCAGCAGTTAAATAAATATATTAATAATTATACCCAGCAAATTGCCAAACTTGTCACCTCCGGCCCAGGTGCCGACAGCAGTAAGTTGCAGGAATATCAGAATGAATTGTTTTCAGCGCACCGCACCCAGGAAAAGCTCATGGCTGCCCTTGAAACACACTATCCCCGCTACCATCAGTTAAAATATCAATCTTCTCTGGTGACTCCATCTCAATTGCAATCCGTACTGGATGCACAAACAGCTCTGATGGAGTATGTAGTGAGTGATTCCCTGTTGCAGGTGTTTGTGATCACCCGCAAAAGCTATCAGCTGCATTCGGTTTCGTTGGATAGTTTGTTTGTGCGCAGGCTGTCTGCTTTCCGGCAGGCTATTCTTTCAGGGGATCAGGATTTATATGAACAGACGGCTTATCCTTTGTACCAAACCTTATTTGCCCACCCCTTACCCAAATCAATCAAAGAGCTGATTCTGATTCCGGAAGGGGAACTGACCACTTTGCCTTTTGAGGCTTTGCTGACAAGTGGGGATGTAAACAAAAAGGAGTATCTGCTTGAGAAATATGCCATCAGTTATGCTTATTCAGCTAGCCTGCTCTATGAGCGTTTACAGCAGAAACAGACCAGTCAAGAAAAGCACTTGTTAGCCATGGCTCCGGTCTTTGAGGATTCAGCCAGCAATGTGATCATGGCATCCAATAGAAGCGTGCTTTCCGGCCTGCAAACAGAGCCTGTGGCAGCGGCTGAACAGACAGGGGAGAAACGTATAGCCATGCGGGGACAGCTACTGGATGGTACTTATGTATCTCCTTTGCTTGCCTCCAAAGGGGAAGTAGAAACCATTGCTTCCCTGTTTGAGCAGAAAGGCTACAAAGCCAGCCTATACCTGCATCAACAAGCCGGGGAAGAAAAGCTGAAGGCAAAAGGAATGGCTGCTTACAACTATATCCACATTGCTACCCATGGTTTTGTCAATGGGCAGTATCCGGAGCTTTCCGGGTTGCTATTTGCCCAGGACAGCACTTCAGGGGAAGATGGCATTTTGTACACCGGAGAGATCTACAACCTTGCTTTACAGGCAGAGTTAGTGACTTTATCAGCTTGTGAGACCGGTTTGGGCAAGTTAGCCAAAGGCGAAGGCATCATTGGCTTGACAAGAGCCTTGTTATATGCCGGGGCAAAGAATGTAGTGGTTTCGTTTTGGAAGGTGCCTGATAATTCGACAGCGGAGCTGATGGGTTATTTTTACAAGGCTTTGCTTTCAGGCAAGAGCAAGGGGGCAGCTTTGCAGCAAGCCAAGATGAAGATGATAGCCAACAAAGACTACAGTCATCCTTTTTTCTGGGCTCCTTTTATCCTGGTGGGAAAATAG